Sequence from the Nitrososphaerota archaeon genome:
GCCTGGTAGGATCACGCCATCGTACCCACTTAGGTTTCCATCAGCATGCCAGACTAGATCAGCCTCTACACCGAGCACATCGGTAAGCACGTGGTGCACATCTCTGTCACAGTTACTCCCTGGGAAGACTATGACGGCTATGCGCATACCTAGGCACCCAGCACCTCAATCGAGCACACGCTAACAACAGGATTATAGATCCTCAGCTCGTCGCACATCTTCGAGACGAGCTGCTTTGCTTCCTCACTGTTCGAAGCTTCCACGACAATCTTAAGAAGCTTAGCTGCTCTAACACCCTTGATCTGAGTGTAGCCATTCTTTACCATCAAATCTCTCATAATCACCTCTCCTTCAGGGTCCCTTATGGTGGGCTTATTCTCTATCACTACGTTAACTTTGAAGGTAGGCAACTCAAAGACCCTTGAGCTGAGTGGCTATACCCCTATTATTAACCGTATCCCTCTCCGGTAATAGTCCTCTGAACCTTTTCTGATAGAAACTCTCGCTAACCTATCCGGAGCAAAGCCACAATATTTGGTGAAAACGCAACCAAGGTTTAGAGGATCTTAGGGAGAGGATGTCTTCTCCTCGGTCACATATCTGAGCCAAGCTTTTACAATCTTGACCAGCCCAGCTCTAAGCTCTTCGCCTCTTAACATCTGCTTTCTGAGAGCGGCAACTTCTTCAGCGAGGAGAGGTGCTTGGATGACATCTCTTATCCAGCGTTCAAAGTCCCTTCTATATAGGTGGAACTCCAGCGACTTAGCCTCTACAACGGTAACCGCTTCTAGGAAGGATGTGATCGAGGAAGCTAAGATGCCTGTGTATCTGCCGTAGTCTGTGAAAAAGTAGAAGGTTTTTTCGTGCGTAAATAGGACGGTGCCCTTAACCTCCTCACCCTCCTCTACCACGACATTAGGCCATATTCTGCAACCCGCCCTTATCTTAACCCCCCTCTTAACGTGGGCTGCCTGCCCTATTATAGACTCCTCAACCGTTGCTTCCTCACCTACAGATGCTTTCTCACCTACTATGCTCTCCAAGATCTTTGAGCCGCTGCCCACCGACACATCCTCAAATAGGGTTGATGAAACCACCGTAGCGTTACCCGCTATTCTTGACCCGCTCAAAACGCTTGCATAGGGTCCTACGGTCGCACCGTCCTCAACTCTGACCCCTGAGCCTATCAGCAGAGGCGCCTCTAACCTAGCTTCTCTTCCTATGTGGGCTTCGCCTAGCATCCATATTGAGGTGTCGGTCTCCTCCATATGCTTCCTCAGAATACGCTTCTGCGCTTCAAGGTATCCCTCTCTACTGCCTACATCAACCCAATAGCCTTCACCTTCATATGCTAGCAGCCTCTTCCTCGAGGAGAGCATCTTCGGAAAGACGTTCTTCGCGAAATCGCAGGGGTGCTGAGTTATGAAGTCAAGAACCTCTGGTTCAAGTACGTATATCCCTGTGCTGACCTTGTTTGAGCGGCACTCCTCTGGTCTAGGCTTCTCTTGGAAGCCTGTGATGAATCCGTCGCTATCGTGTTCTACTGTGCCGAAGAGCCAGGGGTTTGAAACGCTCCTCACAACTATTGTGGCATCAGCCCCGCATCTAATATGAGCCTTAACCGCTTCTGAAAGGTCTATCTCCGTGTATGTGTCCCCTTGGACGACTAGGAAGCGCTCATAGAGGAGGTGGCTGAGCATCTTCACGCTCCCAGCCGTGCCTAGTAGGAGATCTTCAGGCTCAACCGAATAGTGTATCTTCACACCAAGCTTTGATCCATCACCTAAATAGCTTCTAACTTGATCACTCAAGTAACCTACGGTTAAGATCACCTCCCCAAAACCGCATTTAGCCAAGTGTTTTATCAGATGCTCGATCACAGGTGCTGGACCTAAAGGTAGCATAGACTTCGGGCGTGTGAGCGTTAGGGGTCTTAACCTAGTCCCCTCCCCACCCGCTAAAACCACAGCCTTCAACCCAGCACACTAGTCGCCGCAACACTGTAATAAAGGTATATGTGTTGCAAGGGTTTATCTGCCACCCCCTAGCATGGTGTATAGCGGGTATGTTCGACTTCAACACCTACCTATCTGTATTCACCTGGCGATACGGAAGCAATGAGATGAGACAGCTCTTCTCCGAGGTAGCTACGAGGGCCACTTGGAGGCGCATCTGGCTCGCTTTGGCTGAAGCGGAGGCTGAGAAGGGGCTTGTGACGCAAGAGGAGCTCGAGGATATAAGGGCTTACGCTGATGCTTCGAAGGTAGATCTAAAGAGGGCGCACGAAGTGGAGCGTGAAATCAGACACGACCTGATGGCTGAGGTAAGGGTCTTCGCTGAGCAGGCCAAGAGAGGCGGCGGTAAGATACATCTAGGCGCAACCTCAGCCGACATCGAGGATAATGCTGATGCCTTGAAGATCAGAGCAGCCCTAGACATAATCTTGACTAGGCTCGTAAACTGCCTAGACTCAGCCTCCAAGAAGATCAGAGAATACCACGATCTACCTTGCTTGGGTTGGACACACCTACAGCCAGCCGAGCCGACCACAGTAGGCTATAGATTGGCTCAGTACGCTCAGGATCTTGTAACCGATATTAGGTGCGTGGAGTTCCTCTTAGAGAAGGTGGTTAAGGGGAAGGGGCTTAAGGGCTCCGTAGGCACATCCTCGAGCTTCAAAGAGCTGCTCTCAGGCATCTCCGAGCCGATTGAGCTCGAATCAGCTTTTCTGAGTAAGCTTGGGTTAGACGCCTACTTCGTCTCAACCCAAACATACCCTAGGAAGCTCGATCTCCTACTGCTATCTACACTAGCTTCTATTGCTCAGAGTGCTCATAAGTTTGCCTTCGATGTTAGGTTGATGCAGTCGCCTGTGTTCGGTGAGTGGTCTGAGCCTATAGGTGAGCGTCAAGTAGGCTCCTCTGCTATGCCTTTTAAGCGCAACCCTGTTTCGAGTGAGAGGATATGCTCTCTGGCGCGTTTCGTAGCTGTGCTGCCGCAAGTAGCTTTCATCAACGCCTCCTCAACCCTACTTGAGCGAACATTAGATGACTCAGCGAACAGAAGGATAATCATCTCAGAGGGCTTCTTGGCCGTAGATGAAATACTCATACTCTACGACAAGATAATGGGTGGGCTACAGATATATGAGAAGGTGATCGAAAGGAACCTCAGACGCTTCGCTCCGTTCTCCGCAACAGAGCGCCTACTCATGAGGCTGGTTAAAGCGGGGGAGAGTAGGCAGGAGATGCACGAGCTGATCAGAACATACTCGTTTAAAGCGTGGAGAGCGGTCTTAGAAGGCGAAGAGAACCCGCTTATAGACCTTTTAGCAAGCGACAGCAGGATAGCAGCCAAGATACAGAGAAGCGAATTAGAGTCTATACTCGGCTCAGCAGGCTTTAAGGAGCAGGTGGGCGATGCGCCGAAGCGCTGCCTAGAGTTCCTCAGCAGAGATGTCGAACCTATCTTAGAGAAGTATGCAGATAGGGTTGGGCGGAGGGTTAGTGCTGAGTTCTAGGTGAAGTAGAAGCGCAGCCCCTCGATCATAAACTGAAAGGCTATAGCCGCTATGAAGATGGCCATAAGCCTAGCAGCAACAGCAGAACCAGTCTCCCCCAGAAACAGGTAGATTTTCTCGATCGAGATGAGCACGACAGATGTTAGTAAGATGACGAGGATCACGGCTAAGATGACTTCGACTACGCTGGTGATCTGCAGCATAACTATTGTTGTAGTGATAGCGCCTGGACCAGCTAGCAAAGGGAAGGCCATAGGCACCGCTC
This genomic interval carries:
- the purS gene encoding phosphoribosylformylglycinamidine synthase subunit PurS, with amino-acid sequence MPTFKVNVVIENKPTIRDPEGEVIMRDLMVKNGYTQIKGVRAAKLLKIVVEASNSEEAKQLVSKMCDELRIYNPVVSVCSIEVLGA
- a CDS encoding NDP-sugar synthase; the protein is MKAVVLAGGEGTRLRPLTLTRPKSMLPLGPAPVIEHLIKHLAKCGFGEVILTVGYLSDQVRSYLGDGSKLGVKIHYSVEPEDLLLGTAGSVKMLSHLLYERFLVVQGDTYTEIDLSEAVKAHIRCGADATIVVRSVSNPWLFGTVEHDSDGFITGFQEKPRPEECRSNKVSTGIYVLEPEVLDFITQHPCDFAKNVFPKMLSSRKRLLAYEGEGYWVDVGSREGYLEAQKRILRKHMEETDTSIWMLGEAHIGREARLEAPLLIGSGVRVEDGATVGPYASVLSGSRIAGNATVVSSTLFEDVSVGSGSKILESIVGEKASVGEEATVEESIIGQAAHVKRGVKIRAGCRIWPNVVVEEGEEVKGTVLFTHEKTFYFFTDYGRYTGILASSITSFLEAVTVVEAKSLEFHLYRRDFERWIRDVIQAPLLAEEVAALRKQMLRGEELRAGLVKIVKAWLRYVTEEKTSSP
- a CDS encoding adenylosuccinate lyase, which gives rise to MFDFNTYLSVFTWRYGSNEMRQLFSEVATRATWRRIWLALAEAEAEKGLVTQEELEDIRAYADASKVDLKRAHEVEREIRHDLMAEVRVFAEQAKRGGGKIHLGATSADIEDNADALKIRAALDIILTRLVNCLDSASKKIREYHDLPCLGWTHLQPAEPTTVGYRLAQYAQDLVTDIRCVEFLLEKVVKGKGLKGSVGTSSSFKELLSGISEPIELESAFLSKLGLDAYFVSTQTYPRKLDLLLLSTLASIAQSAHKFAFDVRLMQSPVFGEWSEPIGERQVGSSAMPFKRNPVSSERICSLARFVAVLPQVAFINASSTLLERTLDDSANRRIIISEGFLAVDEILILYDKIMGGLQIYEKVIERNLRRFAPFSATERLLMRLVKAGESRQEMHELIRTYSFKAWRAVLEGEENPLIDLLASDSRIAAKIQRSELESILGSAGFKEQVGDAPKRCLEFLSRDVEPILEKYADRVGRRVSAEF